The genomic region ACGCCTGAAGGACGGCCGCGAGCTGCTCGCGAACTACCTCGCGTCCGGCGTTCTCGCGCTGGGCCCGAAGCTGGGCCCGATCCTCTGGCAGCTGCCGCCCACCCTGCAGTTCGACGCCGAGCTGCTCACGCACTTCTTCGAGGCGCTCCCCCGCACCACCACCGAAGCCGCGGAAACAGCCAAGCTGCACGACCACCGCGTCGACCCGGCCCACACGACCACCGACGCCGAGCGCCCGATGCGGTATGCGCTGGAGATCCGCCACGACAGCTACCGGACCCCGGAGTTCCTCGACCTGCTCAGGCGCCACGACATCGCGCTCGTGATCGCCGACGCGGCCGGCAAGTACCCGTTGATCGAGGAGGTCACGACGGACTTCGCCTACATCAGGCTGCACGGCCACGACGAGCTCTACGTCAGCGGCTACACCGACGAGGGCCTGGACATGTGGGCGGAGAAGATCAGGACGTGGCGCGAGCAGGGTGACGTGTTCGTCTACTTCGACAACGACGCGAAGGCCTACGCGCCGCGTGACGCGATGGCGCTCCAAGATCGTCTGGCCGATTGAGCCGAACGGACGCACACTCGTTGCCGACGGAGGTGCGCCCATGTCGACGAAGAGCATCATCGCCACCTTGGTGATCACTGCGAGCGCGGTCGCCTCCAGTGGGATCGCTGTTGCGCAGAGTGACAAGACCTGCGACAAGGGCGAGTTCTGCGTGTGGACCGGGCCGGACTACACCGGGGCCGTCCAGCGCCTCGACCTGGAGACCGCGAACCCCGCCGAGTGCATCACCCTCAACCTGGTCGGGAGGTCCTTCGCCAATCGCCTGAGCAGGGACGCGACCGTCTACCAGCGGGAGAACTGCTCGACGGAGGCCGAGTTCACCACCTACCCGAAGCACGGGACGTACGTGCCGGACGCGTACTTCGTGATCAGGGGGCTGGAGGTGTGGGGGCCATAACGAGGGCGGACTACTCTAGTCACCCTATGTAACACCACTCGATCGTGTGAGTACTCGCCAGTAGGTCTCATTTGCTGCCTAGGTTGCCGCCCTATCGAGTGGTGGCAGCTGGAGGAAATGTGACCGTGGCGGGTGAAGCCGGGTTACTCGAACTGATGGCCGGGCGACTGGTCAAAGACGATCTCACCCCACGTGCGGTGGAACTGGTGCTCGCGGCGTGCCGGGGAGAAGCCGCGCTGGCCCGTGCGCTCGACGGCGTGCCGGTCACGCACGAGGTGCCGCGGGAACGGGCCAACGGGCCCGGCCAGGGCATCTACGTGTCGGAGATCCAGGTGCGCGGCTTCCGCGGCATCGGTCCCGAGGCGCGCCTGCCGCTGGCGCCCGGCCCCGGCCTGACCGTCGTCACCGGGCGCAACGGCTCCGGCAAGTCGAGCTTCGCCGAGGCCGCCGAACTGGCGCTGACCGGCTACAACGCCCGCTGGACGCGCGCACGGCACGACGTGTGGCGGCAGGGCTGGCGCAACCTGCACAACGGTGACACGGCCGTGGGCTTGGAGCTGGTCCAAGCCGGGCGCAGCGAGAAGACGACGATCCGAAGACGCTGGGCGCCGGACGAGGACCTGGCGCAGGGCGAGTGGACGCAGGACAACAAGCCGTTCGACGGCAGCAAGTGGCACGACGCGTTGGAGACCTTCCGGCCGTTCCTGCCCTACAGCGAACTGGGGACCGTGCTCGACGCCCAGCCGGAGGACCTCTACGAGGCGATGCACCGGCTCCTGGGGCTGGAAGCCATCACCGAGGCGCAGCAAGCGCTTGCCGAGCACCGCAAACGGCTCGCGGAGATCGTCGCCCGGCCCTACGACAGACGTGAACGCGTGCGCGCGGAGCTGGCGGCGTCCCCGGACGAACGCGCCCGCCGTGCCGCCGAGCTGCTCGGTTCCGACACACCCGACCTCGACGCGATCGCCGACCTGGCGCTGGGCGCGGACGTCGGCGGCGGGACGACCCTGCTGCACCAGCTCGTCGACCTGCCGCTGCCGCCGGACGACGAGGTCGACCGGGTCCGCGAGACGCTCGACCTCGCGCTGGGCGCGGTGACCGCGGTGGCGACCGACAACGCGCAGGACTCGTTGCGGTGCAGCGAGATCCTGCGGCTCGCGATCCAGCTGCACGAGTCCGGAGGCAACCAGGTGTGCCCGGTGTGCGACCTGGGGCGGCTGGACGGGAAGTGGCTCGGCAAGGCCAAGGACCGCGCGGAGCACCTCGCGAAGGCCGCGGCCGAGCTGCACGAGGCCGCCGACCGGCTGGACGTGGCCGTGGTGGCGGCGCGGGCGTTGTGCCAGCCGGTGCCGGAGGTGCTGCGCGAGACGCAGGGCGTGCTCGACACGACCGCGGTGCTGCAGGCCTGGCAGGCGTGGGAGGAGTGCGCCGCGGTCGACGACCCGGTGCGGCTGCGGGCGGAGCTCTTCGACCGCCACGCCGAGCTGGCCGCGGCCGTGGAGCAGCTGAAGTCCGTGGCGCGTGAGCAGATCGACCGGCGCGACCTGGTGTGGCGGCCGATGGCGATCGCGTTGTTCGAGTGGCATTCCCAGGCGCAGCAGGCGGTGGAGGACGCCGACGTGCTGGCGGACGTGACCGAGGCCGAGAACTGGATCCGCAAGACCGCGGCGACGTTGCGGTCCGAGCGCATCGCGCCGTTCGCCAAGGAGTCGCAGCGGATCTGGCAGCGGCTGCGCCAGCAGAGCAACGTCGACCTGGGCGCGGTGCGGCTCGGTGGCTCCCGCAACGTCGAGCTGGACGTGTCGGTCGACGGCGTGTCGAACTCGGCGCTCGCGGTGATGAGCCAGGGCGAGCTGCACTCGCTGGGGCTCGCGTTGTTCCTGCCGCGCGCGATGGTCGACGAGAGCCCGTTCCGGTTCGTGCTGATCGACGACCCGGTGCAGGCGATGGACCCGTCCAAGGTGGACGGTCTGGCGCAGGTGCTCGCCGACGTCGGGCTGACCCGCCAGGTCGTGGTATTCACGCACGACGAACGGCTGGTCGAGGCGCTGCGGCGGTTGCGGCTGAGCGCGACCGTGTGGGAGGTCTGCCGCGCCGGGGAGTCCGTGGTGCGCGTGCGGATGTCCGACGACGCCGTGGGCAGGTGCCTGGCCGACGCGCGGGCGATGCGGGTGGACGAGGACCTGCCCGAGGCGTTGAAGGCGGAGCTGGTGGCGTCGTGCTGCCGGGCCGCGCTGGAGGCCGCGGCGCACGCCAGGTTCCGGCGCGAGCGGCTGGGGCGCGGGATGCCGCACGCCGACGTGGAACGCGTGCTGGAGTGCGCGCTGACCACCCGGCAGAAGATCACGCTGGCCGTGCTGGACGACGTGGCGGAGACGGCGAAGCTGTTGCCGCACCTGGAGGACGTGGTCGGATCATGGGTCGTGGACTTGCTGCAGGCCTGCCGGGTGGGAGGCACCACCGGCGACCTGGACGTGCTGATCAGGGACACCAAGCTGTTCGCGGGGTGGCTGCAGCGGTGAACGCCGACGTCTCCGACCGGCTGCGGTGCGTGGCGAACCTGCTCGCGAACCCGGCCCAGCTCGACAGCGTGCGGATCCGCTGCTGCGCGGAGCTGCTGCGCACGGCGGTGGAACGGGCCGTCGCACGGGCGTGCGGCGCGGAGGACTCCGACCAGCCCGTGCAGGCGCTGCTGCTCAGCCTTCCGTCCCATGTGGACGCTGACGTGGCGTACGACGCGTCGCAGCTGTGGCACGCGCTGAGCCGCGCGATCCGCCACCACGGCTACGAGCTGACGCCGACGGTGGAGGAGCTGCGCGGCTGGCACGCCGACACGCGGGACGTCGCCGCCGCGTTGCACTCCACCCTGGCCCTGTCCGGCACCATCGACCTCCCGGAAGGCATCCGGTGAAACTGCTGCTGTTCGCGGACCTGCACCTGGACACGCGCTTCGCGACCGCCGGCCCGGCGCGGCGCCAGGCGTTGCGCGACACGCTGGGCCACATCGTCGAGCTGGCCGAGGCGGAGTCGGTCGACGCGGTGCTGTGCGCCGGCGACCTGTACGAGCACGACCGCTGCTCGCCGGGCACGGCCCGGTTCCTGCGCGACACGTTCGACTGCGGGGTGCCCGTGTTCCTGGCCCCCGGCAACGACGACTGGTACGGCGTCGAGTCGGTCTACCAGCAGGTGGACTGGACGCCGAACGTGCACGTGTTCGCCTCCGACTCCTTCACGCCGGTGGTGCTGGCCGACGGCCTGACGCTGTGGGGCGCCGCGCACGTGGGTCCCGGCCCGACGCGGAACTTCCTGGAGGGGTTCGCGGTGAACCGGTCGGGCGTGAACCTGGCGCTGTGCCACGGTTCCGCGCCGGACGACGTGCCGATCACCGGGCTGGACCACGTGTTCCTCGGGCACGTGCACACGCCGGACCACGCCCCGCACCACACGTTCCCCGGCAACCCGGACCCGTTGACGCCCGATGAGACCGGTGAGCGCGGCGCGGTGATCTGCACCGTGCACGACGACGGCACGGTGTCGCGCGAGGTGTTCGACGTGTCGGCGTCGCGGTCGCGCGGGCTGGTCGTGGAGGCGACCGAGGCGTTCCCGTTGCTGGACTTCGACTCCGTGGCCGCCGAACGCACCGTGCGCGGTCAGTTCGTGCGCGACGTGCTGGCGGATCCCGCTCTGGACACGGCTTTGCGCAGCCGTGTGCTGACGACCGGCTTGCGCGCGTTGGAGGAACGATGAGGATCGAGTCGGTCACCGCGCACGCCTTCGGGCCGTTGCACGACCGCACGTTGCCGCTCGCACCGGGTCTGACCGTGGTGTCGGGCGTGAACGAGTCCGCGAAGTCGTCCTGGCACGCGGCGATCCGCGCGGCCCTGTGCGGTGAACCGGCCGCGCGGCACCGGCCGTGGGACGGGGAGTCGTGGCGGGTGGCGGCGACGGTGTCGCTGGACTCCGGCGAGACGCTGACCGTGGACCGCGACCTGGACGCCGACGACGGCTCGCTCGACGTCGCGCACCGGGTCGGTCTGGACCGCACGTCGTTCGGTGCCACCGCGTGCGTCGACCAGGCGGAGCTGCTGTCGGTGCTGGACACGGCCGACGGCCTGCGGGAGCACCTGCGCCGGGCGGCCGCGACCGCGGGCACGGACGGCACCGTGGAACAGGCGCTGGAACGGCTGGTCGCGCCGGACGAGGCGTTGCAGAAGGCCCGCAACCGCTTGCGTGAAGCCGAGACCGACCTCACGGTGGCCCGTCGCGAGCACACCCGTTACGTGGAGCTGAGCGTGCGGGCCCGGCAGGCGTCCGCGGCCCGTGCCCGGCTGGCCGTGCAGGAACACGGCGCCGAGCTGGAGGCGCTGGCCGCGCGCATCGCCCGTGTCCGCGAGCTGCAGGAACGGTTCGGCGACTTACCGCCGTCGGGCCTGGCCGCCAGGAGGAGCTCACGGCCGCGGTCAACCGGGCGATGGCCGCGTGGCGTGCCCGCCGACCCGCGTGCTGACCGGCCCGTCCGCCGCGTTGGAAGGTGAGCTCGAATCGCTGCCGGAGCACCCGTCGGCGAGACCGCGGGACGACGAGCTGCGCGTGGTCGCGGGCGCCTACGAGGTCGCCGCCGCCGTCTGCGCGGCTCACGACGAACGCCGTCCCGTCGCCACCACCGCCACCCCGAGCAGCTGCGGCCTTGCCACGCGGTTGGACCCGGCGGCGCGCCCGGCTACGACCGCCTCGCTCGAGGTGGACGCCGCCCGTCACCGGCAGGACAGCGCCGCCACCAACGCCGCCCGCGCGCAGGTCGAGGCCGACGTGGCGGCCGCGCACGTGCAGGAGATCTCGGTGCCGAACCCGTTCCTGCGCAGGGCCCTGGTCGCGTTGAGCTGCCTGACCCTGCTGGTCGGCCTGCTGCTGCTCCTGATCGGTCAGCACCTGGCCGGCGCCGGTGTTCTGGTCGCCGCACTAGTTGCGGGCGTGGGCGGAACCCTCTCTCGTGGCGCGGCACCAGCCCGTGAAGCAGCAGTCGCCTTCGCCGCCTCCCGCGCGGCTTCGGCGTCCGAGGCCCGCGCCGCCCTGTTCACCGCCGACCGCAACCTCGCCGAGGCCGAGGGCCAGCGCGCCGTGGCCGTGGAAGCCGTGCGCGTGCACGACGAGGCCGCCGCCCGGTGTGCGGCACTGGGCATCCCCGCCGACCGCGAGACGTTGTGGCGCCTGGCCAACCGCGCCACCTGGGAAGCCGAGCACGCCGACCTGCTCACCGAGGTGGCCCGCACCGAGGAGGCCGTCCGCGTCGAGCTGGCGGCGCGAGGCAAGATCGACTCCGCGATGTCCGTCCCCGCCCTCCTGGTCGACTACGAGACGGACTGCAAGGTCCGCGCCCGCCAGGCGGTCATGGCCGCCCAACGCCCCCTCCTGGCCACCGCCCTGGAAGACCGCCGCATCGCCGAGGCCACCGTCGCCGACGCCACCACCGCCCGTGCCGAAGCGCTGTCCCTGCTGCGCGCCGCGGTCACCGCGATCGGCGGCACCGGCGAACGCCCGGAAGAGCTCCTGCGCGCCATCGCCGACTGGCAACGCGGCTGGGACCGCCTCCTGCGCGAGGCGGAGGAAGAACGCAACGCCTGGGCCGAGCTGAACGCCCTCCTCGCCGAGAGCACCTTGGACGACATGGAGACCTCCCTCTCCGCCGCCCAGTCCCTGCACGCCACGCTCCTCGAGTCCGCCGCCCGCTACGCCGCCTGCGACCCGGTCGACCCGGCCCTGGCCGCCTCGGCGGACACCCTCGCCGCCACGGTCACCGAACTGGCCAGAACTCTCCCGAGCGTCCCGGAGGCCGAGGAAGCCGTCCAGACCGCCGCGGCCACCGTCTCCGAGATCACCGCCGAGGTCCAGGCCATCGCCCTCGCCTCCCACTACCTGACCGCAGCCCGCGAGAAGGTCCACAGCACCATCGCCCCGGCCCTGGAGGAAACCCTGCGCGCCTGGCTCCCCACCGTCACCGACGGCCGCTACGTCGACGCCGCCGTGGACTCCGAGTCGCTGACCGTCCGCGTCTGCACCGCCTCGGAGTCCTGGCACCAGGCCTCGCGCCTGTCCCTGGGCACAGCAGAACAGGTCTACCTCCTGCTGCGCGTGGCCCTGGCCCAGCACCTGGCCACCGAGTCGTGCCCTCTTCTGCTGGACGACGTGACCGTGCAGGCCGACGACGTGCGCACCCGTGCCGTGCTCGACCTGCTGCTGCGGCTGTCGGAGGACCGGCAGATCGTGCTGTTCGCGCAGGAGACGGCGGTGGTGGAGTGGGCGCGGGAACGGCTGGGCGACCGGGACGCGCTGCACCAGCTGACGCCGGTGGCGGCCTGACCCCTGCTCGTTCGGCCTGCTGACCGGCCCGTGTCGGGGTTGGTCAGCAGGCCGTTCTTTGTCAGTCCCCCTGAGTACGGTGGGACGTGGGGGACCCAGCAGCGAAGGGGACCCCTGCGCAAGCACGCTCAACGCGCTCGCCGACCACCGCGCGTCGCGACGAGCGCAACAACCCGATCCGCCACCTCTCCTGGGTCTTCGTGCTCCCACATCCAGACCACGAGCCACCCGGCCCCCGCGAGCTGCACGTCCGTGTCGCGATCCCGCACCACCACACCGTGCAGCTTCACCTGCCACCACTCGCGGTTGGCCTTGGGCACCTGCCCGTGCTCCGGGCACGAGTGCCAGAAGCACCCGTCCACGAACAACGCGGTCCGCGCGCCCCGCAACAGCACGTCAACCCGCCGCCGGCGACTCGTCCCCGGCGCCGCGACGTCCACGAGGTACCTGAGCCCCCGCCGGTGCAACGCCCGCCGAACCGCGAGCTCAGGCGCGGTGCCGGACCGCCGCGTGCGGCGCATGACCCGCGAGGCCGCGTCCGAGCTGGCCGCCGGAGCCGGCCCCGCATCGACGTACTGGTACATGAAGTGCAGTTTCCCGGAATTGTCAGACCCCGTCGCTACCGTCACCCCATGACCAACGCCGCCTTCCGCAAACTCACCCCCACCCCCGACGACCGCCTCGCCGAGCTGGGCCTGCGCCTCTCCGTCCTGGACCGCGCGATCATCGCCGGCATCGACGCCCGAGCCGCCTCGCCCCCGTTCGGCCCGACGAACGCACCCGGCCTGCTCGACTGGATCCACCGCGTCGGCACCCTCCGGCAGCTCTTGGCCGCCGAGGGCTGGGAACGTCTCGACCAGTGGAACGCGGGCCTGATCAGGCACCCGGCCCGGCCGATCCTGCTCGGCACCCTCCAGGGCAACCGCGGCACCGGATCACCCGACGCACCGCTGCGCAGCGACTACGCGAAGGGCCCGGCGATCGCGGCCATGATGCGCGACAACGACCACGACCAGTTCGCGCTGTTCGAGAACGCCCGAAACGAGGGCTTGAAGCTGTGGTTCCTGGTCACCTACCCGTTGCAGCTGGAGGACAGGCTCGTGGTCTTGCGTGAGGTGTCCCAGCCGGAGCCGACGCCGCAGAACCAGGTGATCGACCGCTGGGCGCACCGGATCCCGCTGCCGCCGATGGAGTTCGAGCAGCTCAAGGCGCCGAATGTGGACGGTCCGGAGGAGGTCGACGTCCCGGTCGCGTTGAGGAAGTGACAGCCGAGCTCGCGGAGCTGTCCAAGTCGTTTACAAGCATCTGGTGTCTCGCTGTTCCACCATGCGGGCCTAGTGTCTGCGCAGCGTCTACAGATGCTGGAGCCGCCGCAGCCGGTCGGCCGTTGGCGACGGTAACGCATTCGGCGCTTTCGGTAGCCCAACGTCGGTAACCACCGAGCCGCCGACCGGGACGGCCAGCAGCAAGCCGCGCCGTCGTGCCGTCCGACGTGCTTTGCCCCACCTGTCGCGAGCGCCTTTTCGTGCTTGGCGTCCAGCTGTGTCATCATCGCGAGCATTCGCCTTCTGTTGCCCATCAGGCAAATCGCGATCGTCGCGCCGCAGGGCAGCACCGAGAGCGCCCTGTTAACCAGAAGCAGCTCCGCCCGCTGAGCAGCCCCTATCATCGTGGGCCTTCCGCCTCCCACCATGATCACTGACACAGTGACACACAATCGGGTGAGCCGAACCGCTAACGCGTAAAGGCCGCTACGCGATTATGAGTCGATCGACGAACGGCAAGCACCAACTCGTGGGGAGCCCGGCAGCATGCCCGTTGACAAGACCGAGCGTGAGATCAGCGAACTCGTCAACCAGATCGAGCGTGGCGAGATCAAGCTGCCGGAGATTCAACGCGGATACGTGTGGAAGCCGACGCAGGTCGCGAAGCTCATCGAGTCCCTGTACCGCGGTTACCCGTCCGGCTCGCTGCTGTTCTGGCAGACCGACGAGGCACCTCAGACCAGAGAGGCGTCAATCAGCGCGCCGACAGCGCAACCTGCCGTCATCCCGTTGTACCTGCTGGATGGCCAGCAACGAGTGACGTCGCTGCACCGAGTGCTCACAGACCATCCGCAAGCCGCGATCGTCTTCCACATCGAGAAGGAGAAGTTCCAGAACCAGAGTGCCGCGACCAAGAAGGATCCCCGCTGGATCAAGGTTTACGACGTCCTGAAGCCTGGTGTGGACTTGTACGGACTCGTCGGCGAACTGCGCGAAGCCAATCCCGACCTCTCGCCCAACGACATCAGCAAGCGACTCCAGCGCCTGGCAACTGTTCCGAATCACAAGTTCCACATGGAGGTCTTGAGGGACTTCCCGTACGACGAGGTCACGCAGATCTTCATCCGGGTCAACAGCGGCGGACGACCGCTCAGGACGTCGGACCTGGCGTTGGCGACCTTGTCCGCGCGCTGGCCAGGCGTGCTGGAGAAGCTCGAGGAAGAGGCAACACACTGGACAAGCCGTGGCTACAAGGACGTAGACGTAACGTTCCTCACCAGGGCGCTTACCGGGGCGGTTCTCGGTCGCGGCCTGTCAGCGTGGTCCCATGCCCGCCTTGTCGCCGCAAGCGATGAACAGCTGGAAAAGGGCTGGGCGACCGTTCAGCGGGGCCTCCGTCACCTCATCCCGTTGTTGCAGAACAACCTCGGTGCAACGCACAGCAAGCTGCTGCCGTCGATGATCGTGCTTCTCCCGCTCATCGTCCTGCTCGGCGAACGAGAGGATGAGCAGCTGGACCATACGAGTGCCGACGGCATCCTGTACTGGTTCCTGCTCGCCACGATCCGCAACCGGTACAGCGGCTCGACCGACACGCGCTTGGGCCAGGACATCCCAGCAGCACGAACGGCAGATCCTGTCCGCCAGCTGCTCAGCAACCTCGGCGTCACAGGCGCGGGGCTCACAGTGACGCCGCAGGACCTCGTCGGCAGAACAGTCGGCAGTCCCTTCTTCTTCCTGAGTTTCCTCGTCGCCAAGGAGGCAGGTGCCAAGGACTGGTGGGGTGCCATCGGTA from Lentzea guizhouensis harbors:
- a CDS encoding DUF72 domain-containing protein, which gives rise to MGEVRIGTSGWVYPPWRGKFYPKGVTQKRELAYLSEQLSSVEINGSFYSLQRPSSYQKWAAETPDDFVFAVKGSRFITHMKRLKDGRELLANYLASGVLALGPKLGPILWQLPPTLQFDAELLTHFFEALPRTTTEAAETAKLHDHRVDPAHTTTDAERPMRYALEIRHDSYRTPEFLDLLRRHDIALVIADAAGKYPLIEEVTTDFAYIRLHGHDELYVSGYTDEGLDMWAEKIRTWREQGDVFVYFDNDAKAYAPRDAMALQDRLAD
- a CDS encoding peptidase inhibitor family I36 protein, which gives rise to MSTKSIIATLVITASAVASSGIAVAQSDKTCDKGEFCVWTGPDYTGAVQRLDLETANPAECITLNLVGRSFANRLSRDATVYQRENCSTEAEFTTYPKHGTYVPDAYFVIRGLEVWGP
- a CDS encoding AAA family ATPase — encoded protein: MELVLAACRGEAALARALDGVPVTHEVPRERANGPGQGIYVSEIQVRGFRGIGPEARLPLAPGPGLTVVTGRNGSGKSSFAEAAELALTGYNARWTRARHDVWRQGWRNLHNGDTAVGLELVQAGRSEKTTIRRRWAPDEDLAQGEWTQDNKPFDGSKWHDALETFRPFLPYSELGTVLDAQPEDLYEAMHRLLGLEAITEAQQALAEHRKRLAEIVARPYDRRERVRAELAASPDERARRAAELLGSDTPDLDAIADLALGADVGGGTTLLHQLVDLPLPPDDEVDRVRETLDLALGAVTAVATDNAQDSLRCSEILRLAIQLHESGGNQVCPVCDLGRLDGKWLGKAKDRAEHLAKAAAELHEAADRLDVAVVAARALCQPVPEVLRETQGVLDTTAVLQAWQAWEECAAVDDPVRLRAELFDRHAELAAAVEQLKSVAREQIDRRDLVWRPMAIALFEWHSQAQQAVEDADVLADVTEAENWIRKTAATLRSERIAPFAKESQRIWQRLRQQSNVDLGAVRLGGSRNVELDVSVDGVSNSALAVMSQGELHSLGLALFLPRAMVDESPFRFVLIDDPVQAMDPSKVDGLAQVLADVGLTRQVVVFTHDERLVEALRRLRLSATVWEVCRAGESVVRVRMSDDAVGRCLADARAMRVDEDLPEALKAELVASCCRAALEAAAHARFRRERLGRGMPHADVERVLECALTTRQKITLAVLDDVAETAKLLPHLEDVVGSWVVDLLQACRVGGTTGDLDVLIRDTKLFAGWLQR
- a CDS encoding metallophosphoesterase family protein; the encoded protein is MKLLLFADLHLDTRFATAGPARRQALRDTLGHIVELAEAESVDAVLCAGDLYEHDRCSPGTARFLRDTFDCGVPVFLAPGNDDWYGVESVYQQVDWTPNVHVFASDSFTPVVLADGLTLWGAAHVGPGPTRNFLEGFAVNRSGVNLALCHGSAPDDVPITGLDHVFLGHVHTPDHAPHHTFPGNPDPLTPDETGERGAVICTVHDDGTVSREVFDVSASRSRGLVVEATEAFPLLDFDSVAAERTVRGQFVRDVLADPALDTALRSRVLTTGLRALEER
- a CDS encoding AAA family ATPase, coding for MRIESVTAHAFGPLHDRTLPLAPGLTVVSGVNESAKSSWHAAIRAALCGEPAARHRPWDGESWRVAATVSLDSGETLTVDRDLDADDGSLDVAHRVGLDRTSFGATACVDQAELLSVLDTADGLREHLRRAAATAGTDGTVEQALERLVAPDEALQKARNRLREAETDLTVARREHTRYVELSVRARQASAARARLAVQEHGAELEALAARIARVRELQERFGDLPPSGLAARRSSRPRSTGRWPRGVPADPRADRPVRRVGR
- a CDS encoding ATP-binding protein; protein product: MACPPTRVLTGPSAALEGELESLPEHPSARPRDDELRVVAGAYEVAAAVCAAHDERRPVATTATPSSCGLATRLDPAARPATTASLEVDAARHRQDSAATNAARAQVEADVAAAHVQEISVPNPFLRRALVALSCLTLLVGLLLLLIGQHLAGAGVLVAALVAGVGGTLSRGAAPAREAAVAFAASRAASASEARAALFTADRNLAEAEGQRAVAVEAVRVHDEAAARCAALGIPADRETLWRLANRATWEAEHADLLTEVARTEEAVRVELAARGKIDSAMSVPALLVDYETDCKVRARQAVMAAQRPLLATALEDRRIAEATVADATTARAEALSLLRAAVTAIGGTGERPEELLRAIADWQRGWDRLLREAEEERNAWAELNALLAESTLDDMETSLSAAQSLHATLLESAARYAACDPVDPALAASADTLAATVTELARTLPSVPEAEEAVQTAAATVSEITAEVQAIALASHYLTAAREKVHSTIAPALEETLRAWLPTVTDGRYVDAAVDSESLTVRVCTASESWHQASRLSLGTAEQVYLLLRVALAQHLATESCPLLLDDVTVQADDVRTRAVLDLLLRLSEDRQIVLFAQETAVVEWARERLGDRDALHQLTPVAA
- a CDS encoding very short patch repair endonuclease, producing MYQYVDAGPAPAASSDAASRVMRRTRRSGTAPELAVRRALHRRGLRYLVDVAAPGTSRRRRVDVLLRGARTALFVDGCFWHSCPEHGQVPKANREWWQVKLHGVVVRDRDTDVQLAGAGWLVVWMWEHEDPGEVADRVVALVATRGGRRAR
- a CDS encoding GmrSD restriction endonuclease domain-containing protein, whose product is MPVDKTEREISELVNQIERGEIKLPEIQRGYVWKPTQVAKLIESLYRGYPSGSLLFWQTDEAPQTREASISAPTAQPAVIPLYLLDGQQRVTSLHRVLTDHPQAAIVFHIEKEKFQNQSAATKKDPRWIKVYDVLKPGVDLYGLVGELREANPDLSPNDISKRLQRLATVPNHKFHMEVLRDFPYDEVTQIFIRVNSGGRPLRTSDLALATLSARWPGVLEKLEEEATHWTSRGYKDVDVTFLTRALTGAVLGRGLSAWSHARLVAASDEQLEKGWATVQRGLRHLIPLLQNNLGATHSKLLPSMIVLLPLIVLLGEREDEQLDHTSADGILYWFLLATIRNRYSGSTDTRLGQDIPAARTADPVRQLLSNLGVTGAGLTVTPQDLVGRTVGSPFFFLSFLVAKEAGAKDWWGAIGISPAAEGSKGLEYHHIHPQATLKNHIARYSKAEINDLANLAFISGRANRKISHRSPLVYFPTLGDGELAAHLIPLDKSLRDANEYRSFLTARRTLLAEAMTSLLNRFKPDWLVSADQPVDPIAGSVLEFVLYENPTGESVIVATASGEFDWSGTVSVVELNDVLAAAAAGVDGDLMVSGESVPVRVDDEAIEIPIGPFLVTGTASEWWKVLDREKDDAQPMRAYVERATAAWNGEHVIFPVTSVD